One Mycoplasmopsis caviae DNA segment encodes these proteins:
- a CDS encoding cation-translocating P-type ATPase encodes MSKKYKKDYNGLSSKEVSERFEKYGENTLLKSKKLNVFTAFFKQFCDPMVILLIIAAIISLTLAIVDHVQGHKLLRDLIVSYVEPGIIMLVIVLNSMLGAYQEIKSDQAVRALEKINQVNATVIRDGKTQVIPANLLVPGDLVILASGDTINADGRLIDSFNLEVVESSLTGESFAVSKCANLSANDDKILANNKHLVYSCTYVTGGKATYVVEYTGAQTEIGKINSMIQVQNKNTTPLQIKLNKLSKWFGYGGIILLFISFILQIILNNVHSGIWNNSSTYTSALVTAISLAVAAIPEGLITFTTVILSIGVSKMSKQKALVKNLLAVETLGSASIICSDKTGTLTENKMSVVDAYRLNTLWSAQRDEQVFKPLAKYLTLCNDAFISLEDDGKWKEVGDPTETGLLRYAYSYGYKKEELLKEYPILTSIPFDSNRKMHSVVFKENDHFLLVTKGAPEVLLERCNNLDTEDINKINQQWSNNAYRVLAVAKKVVKDYKIDFNDENDLEFVGLVAMIDPPRVEVANSIKQAQDAGIKVVMITGDQINTAKAIAQNLGIFKDGDLCLEGKDLANLTQSQLEEKIANISVYARVNPEDKLRIVQAWQSHQKVVAMTGDGVNDAPALKTSDIGCAMGIVGTDVSKQAADLILVDDNFNTIVNSVKNGRLIFDKIKTVILNLLISSLTEILVMLIGMVAFYLSYRQHYKDGFYILGASQLLWINLLTHGLPAIALGFVDSGKDVMKRQPFSKNESIFARGMGIDLIWQSCILSLLSLISYWLGAEYALKNNLDLVSVASTTCFVTMALAASLNSINLMSNKSIFVSSLKKYWIVWLAALFSAICSLIVVIIPQLASVFRMSSEYIYHPTLIALSLPLGLGLIVANEIKKLGKLIVFNYKNNNLKIK; translated from the coding sequence ATGTCCAAAAAATATAAAAAAGATTACAATGGTCTAAGTAGCAAAGAAGTAAGTGAAAGATTTGAAAAATATGGTGAAAACACACTTTTAAAATCAAAAAAACTTAATGTTTTTACTGCTTTCTTTAAGCAATTTTGTGACCCTATGGTCATTTTATTAATTATTGCTGCTATTATAAGCTTAACATTAGCAATAGTTGATCATGTTCAAGGACACAAACTATTGCGAGACTTAATTGTTTCATATGTTGAACCAGGAATAATTATGCTTGTTATTGTTCTAAATAGCATGCTAGGAGCTTATCAAGAAATTAAAAGCGACCAAGCAGTGCGAGCGTTAGAAAAAATAAATCAAGTTAATGCAACAGTTATTAGAGATGGTAAAACTCAAGTAATTCCAGCAAATTTATTAGTACCTGGTGATTTAGTTATTTTGGCATCAGGAGACACAATTAATGCAGATGGACGTCTAATAGATTCATTTAATTTAGAAGTTGTAGAATCATCACTAACTGGAGAAAGTTTTGCAGTTTCAAAATGTGCAAATTTAAGTGCTAATGATGATAAGATTTTAGCCAACAACAAACATTTGGTTTATTCATGTACATATGTAACAGGCGGAAAAGCGACATATGTTGTAGAATACACAGGTGCACAAACTGAAATAGGCAAAATTAATTCAATGATTCAAGTGCAAAATAAAAATACAACTCCATTGCAAATTAAACTTAATAAATTAAGTAAATGATTTGGATATGGCGGAATTATTCTTTTATTTATTAGTTTTATACTTCAAATAATTTTAAATAATGTACATAGTGGAATTTGAAATAATTCATCAACATATACTAGCGCATTAGTGACAGCTATATCACTAGCTGTTGCTGCAATTCCTGAGGGTTTAATTACCTTTACAACTGTAATTTTGTCCATTGGTGTAAGCAAGATGTCAAAGCAAAAAGCCTTAGTTAAAAATCTCTTGGCAGTCGAGACACTTGGTTCAGCATCTATTATATGTAGTGATAAAACAGGCACATTAACTGAAAATAAGATGAGTGTTGTTGATGCTTATCGATTAAATACACTTTGAAGTGCTCAAAGAGATGAACAAGTATTTAAACCATTAGCAAAATATTTAACATTATGCAATGACGCTTTTATTAGTCTTGAAGATGACGGAAAGTGAAAAGAAGTAGGAGATCCTACCGAAACAGGACTTTTAAGATATGCATACTCATATGGATATAAAAAGGAAGAATTACTTAAAGAATATCCAATTTTAACTTCAATTCCTTTTGATTCAAATCGCAAAATGCACTCTGTTGTATTTAAAGAAAATGATCATTTTCTTTTAGTGACTAAAGGTGCACCAGAGGTTTTATTAGAAAGATGTAATAATTTAGATACTGAGGATATTAACAAAATTAATCAACAATGGTCTAATAATGCTTATCGTGTTTTAGCTGTTGCTAAAAAAGTTGTTAAAGACTATAAAATAGACTTTAATGATGAAAATGATTTAGAATTTGTGGGTCTTGTAGCTATGATTGATCCACCACGTGTAGAAGTTGCAAATTCGATTAAGCAAGCACAAGATGCGGGTATTAAAGTAGTTATGATTACCGGCGACCAAATTAATACAGCTAAGGCTATTGCTCAAAATTTAGGTATTTTTAAAGACGGTGACTTATGTCTTGAAGGAAAAGATTTAGCAAATTTAACACAAAGTCAATTGGAAGAAAAAATTGCTAATATTTCAGTTTATGCACGTGTTAATCCAGAAGATAAGTTAAGAATTGTTCAAGCTTGACAATCACATCAAAAAGTTGTTGCTATGACAGGTGATGGTGTTAATGATGCACCAGCACTTAAAACAAGCGATATCGGTTGTGCGATGGGTATTGTTGGAACTGATGTTTCAAAACAAGCTGCTGATTTAATTTTAGTTGATGATAATTTTAATACAATTGTTAATTCAGTAAAAAATGGACGATTGATTTTTGACAAAATTAAAACTGTTATTTTAAACTTATTAATTAGTTCTCTAACAGAAATTTTAGTAATGTTAATTGGAATGGTTGCTTTTTATTTATCATATAGACAACATTATAAAGATGGTTTTTATATTTTAGGTGCTAGTCAACTACTTTGGATTAATTTACTAACTCATGGTTTACCAGCTATTGCTCTTGGTTTTGTTGATAGCGGAAAAGATGTTATGAAGCGTCAACCATTTTCAAAAAATGAAAGTATTTTTGCTCGTGGTATGGGTATTGATCTAATTTGACAATCTTGTATACTTTCGCTACTATCGCTTATTTCTTATTGATTAGGTGCAGAGTATGCACTTAAAAATAATTTAGATCTTGTTAGTGTTGCTTCTACAACATGTTTTGTTACAATGGCACTTGCAGCTTCACTAAATAGTATTAATTTAATGAGTAATAAGTCAATATTTGTAAGTTCGCTTAAGAAATATTGAATTGTATGACTTGCAGCACTATTTTCTGCAATTTGTTCGCTTATTGTTGTTATAATACCACAATTAGCGTCTGTATTTAGAATGTCTTCTGAATATATTTACCACCCAACATTAATAGCTTTATCACTTCCGCTAGGACTTGGTTTAATAGTAGCAAATGAAATTAAGAAACTTGGTAAATTAATAGTGTTTAATTATAAAAATAACAATTTAAAAATTAAATAA
- a CDS encoding endonuclease/exonuclease/phosphatase family protein — MKKNKLLFFMKGGTFSLLSLPFLSTQCIFNTDDDNKIKKEIKNDLDSTIEKVKVLWEKNNLDASAKSQIDVNNLNNESIKNELKFYNNSNYSVEIESISRDELEGNISVKFVLKNLTPLVTSKHKTVTFSGFKSDKLKQQEIIKQLNNDVRNVKITIDNIWDKYISDISQNELFYSGYNKNKYDVVFKKWTKNTNEIRITFILKDKRTKLESNNWTYTLSGFKTNHNTNGETKEDLDKIAEGISFDVDNKANILSSEINEYSQLKVFDLDDTKYKINYTNLEHTETTLKAYYQISNKENIISDEYVYEIEGFKTSTIPSVSPTLASSKIRIGMWNVLNLSQKSAVFKKYALASIIDKLNLDLIGIIENKTEASAQSFCEYLKTFTGNNNWEVIASNSSIHNLRLESNSKQHECPAFLYKKNILEVEKFDNGKNWLGYDNSTFVGNETDGSIGYVRPPMGVKFRTKGQIKNNFTFVIDHFDSPGAKKDNSETDSQISGQGTQEADEAFNLKNVMDWFDKHDGENDDLFFMGDTNIKLNNQRKAFDKILSDQYYKSLLNDDEQSKTSLKAKWNEYSEPYDKIFFKSNLKYENASFYPLYNVFNDGYIKNYATLNEWKTYINKTYKSGDAGFIKSAISDHCPIYFDLILSANDDK, encoded by the coding sequence ATGAAGAAAAATAAACTCTTGTTTTTTATGAAGGGAGGGACTTTTTCTTTATTGTCCTTGCCTTTTTTATCCACTCAATGTATTTTTAATACAGATGATGATAATAAAATAAAAAAAGAAATAAAAAATGATTTAGATTCAACTATTGAAAAAGTTAAAGTTTTGTGAGAAAAAAATAATCTAGATGCAAGTGCTAAATCTCAAATTGATGTTAACAATTTAAACAACGAATCTATTAAAAATGAATTAAAATTTTATAATAATTCCAACTATTCTGTTGAAATAGAATCAATTTCTAGAGATGAACTAGAGGGGAATATATCTGTAAAATTTGTATTAAAAAATTTAACACCATTAGTTACAAGTAAGCACAAAACTGTAACATTTAGTGGTTTTAAGTCAGACAAATTAAAACAACAAGAAATTATCAAACAATTAAATAATGATGTTAGAAATGTAAAAATTACAATTGATAATATTTGGGACAAATATATTAGTGACATTTCACAAAATGAGCTGTTTTATAGTGGTTATAATAAAAATAAGTATGATGTTGTTTTCAAAAAATGAACAAAAAACACTAATGAAATTAGAATCACGTTTATACTCAAGGATAAAAGAACTAAACTTGAAAGTAACAATTGAACATATACATTAAGTGGATTTAAAACTAATCACAATACAAATGGTGAAACAAAAGAAGATTTAGATAAAATTGCAGAAGGAATTAGTTTTGATGTTGATAATAAAGCAAATATTTTAAGTAGTGAAATAAATGAATATAGTCAACTAAAAGTTTTTGATTTGGATGATACAAAGTACAAAATTAATTACACGAATCTCGAACATACTGAAACAACATTAAAAGCTTATTATCAAATATCTAATAAAGAAAACATAATTAGTGATGAATATGTTTATGAAATAGAAGGCTTTAAAACATCAACTATACCTTCTGTTTCGCCAACATTAGCAAGTTCTAAGATTCGAATTGGAATGTGAAATGTTCTTAATCTATCTCAAAAGTCAGCTGTTTTTAAAAAATATGCTTTGGCAAGTATAATCGATAAATTAAATCTAGATTTAATTGGCATTATTGAAAATAAAACAGAAGCAAGTGCTCAATCATTTTGTGAATATTTAAAAACATTTACTGGTAATAATAATTGAGAAGTTATTGCTTCTAATTCATCAATTCATAATTTGAGACTAGAAAGTAATTCTAAGCAACATGAATGTCCTGCATTTTTATATAAAAAGAATATTTTAGAAGTTGAAAAATTTGATAATGGCAAAAATTGATTAGGTTATGATAACAGCACATTTGTTGGAAATGAAACCGATGGTAGTATTGGATATGTCCGGCCACCAATGGGTGTTAAATTTAGAACAAAAGGTCAAATTAAAAATAATTTTACATTTGTTATTGATCACTTTGACAGTCCAGGTGCAAAAAAAGATAACAGTGAGACAGATTCACAAATAAGTGGACAAGGTACTCAAGAAGCAGATGAAGCATTTAACCTTAAAAATGTTATGGATTGATTTGATAAACACGATGGTGAAAATGACGATTTATTTTTTATGGGTGATACCAACATAAAACTAAATAATCAAAGGAAAGCATTTGACAAAATACTAAGCGATCAATATTACAAATCACTTTTAAATGATGATGAGCAATCAAAAACATCTCTTAAAGCGAAATGAAATGAATACTCAGAACCTTATGATAAAATCTTCTTCAAAAGTAATTTAAAATATGAAAATGCATCATTCTATCCTTTATATAATGTTTTTAATGATGGTTATATAAAAAACTATGCAACATTAAACGAATGAAAAACATATATTAACAAAACATATAAAAGCGGTGATGCTGGTTTTATAAAAAGTGCAATTAGTGACCACTGTCCAATCTACTTTGACCTAATTTTGAGTGCAAATGATGATAAATAA
- a CDS encoding UTP--glucose-1-phosphate uridylyltransferase, whose protein sequence is MKSNKSEIKKIKKLIIPAAGWGTRFLPMTKIIHKELVPILDTPVIDRLVDEALESGIEEILIVLSDRKVDLLNFFRVDQDLQTELILKGKKDILAKVKKTNRSNYITKVIQKEQHGLGHALATCKEFLDNEPFAIILGDDLIKAKTPAIKQLINFYNQTGANVIGVQSVDREYINKYGIVNPINSKEKDNKYFEIDGAVEKPSPEKAPSNKAILGRYVFNYEILEILSKIEYDGKNEIQVVDAFDELMRKYNQKIYAYEFEGTRYDLGSMEGFVKANIDYALEEPQIAEQIKEFIKQKNKEI, encoded by the coding sequence ATGAAATCAAACAAAAGCGAAATTAAAAAAATTAAAAAACTAATTATTCCTGCTGCTGGTTGAGGTACAAGATTCTTACCAATGACAAAAATTATTCACAAAGAATTAGTACCTATTTTAGATACACCTGTTATTGACAGGCTAGTTGATGAAGCGTTAGAGTCAGGAATTGAAGAAATACTCATTGTATTAAGTGATAGAAAAGTTGATTTATTAAACTTTTTTCGCGTTGATCAAGATTTGCAAACAGAACTAATCTTAAAAGGCAAAAAAGATATATTAGCAAAGGTTAAAAAAACTAACCGATCAAACTATATTACTAAGGTTATTCAAAAAGAGCAACATGGTTTAGGTCATGCATTAGCAACATGTAAGGAATTTCTTGACAATGAACCTTTTGCAATTATTCTTGGTGATGATTTAATTAAAGCTAAGACACCTGCAATTAAACAACTTATTAACTTCTATAATCAAACAGGTGCAAATGTTATTGGCGTTCAATCTGTTGATAGAGAATATATAAACAAGTATGGTATTGTTAATCCAATAAATAGTAAGGAAAAAGATAACAAATACTTTGAAATTGATGGAGCAGTTGAAAAACCAAGTCCTGAAAAAGCACCATCAAACAAAGCAATTTTAGGTCGTTATGTATTTAACTACGAAATACTAGAAATTTTATCAAAAATTGAATATGATGGCAAGAATGAAATTCAGGTCGTTGATGCTTTTGATGAATTAATGAGAAAGTATAATCAAAAAATATATGCTTATGAATTTGAAGGTACAAGATATGATCTTGGTTCAATGGAAGGATTTGTTAAGGCAAACATTGATTATGCATTGGAAGAACCTCAAATAGCTGAGCAAATTAAGGAATTTATCAAGCAAAAAAACAAAGAAATCTAA
- a CDS encoding HAD family hydrolase, which translates to MKFKIDTHKIDLLKKENQDDYFYINSNTLKKYKNGKLISFYDDSDKYNFLIFEIIEIIDVEYNNINESNILYNDHKSHCWFRLKLKRHYFELSMVDNFVFDMDGTLLNDKKLILDENIKSLNELKSMGKNIIVATGRPLFTLNHIDEVPTDFPIICANGALIYNKDRSLLKSFKIDKNECRKIYQYLKEHDMEFLMYTPDYVLGCKNNSCKYIELRNYVSTIGKNYMDGDFLNELDKYDICKFLIHMPCTTEEKLKNLKEYLKQFNVYLVRSQSTFADIMRKDATKGEAVKFLANKYNLDLNRTICFGDAENDTSMFSISKYSASPASGNINAKSKSLLRARNHKVPWLSEFIEQFKK; encoded by the coding sequence ATGAAATTTAAAATTGATACACATAAAATTGATTTATTAAAAAAAGAAAATCAAGATGACTACTTTTATATAAATTCAAACACTCTCAAAAAATATAAAAATGGAAAACTAATAAGTTTTTATGATGATTCAGATAAATATAATTTCTTAATTTTTGAAATTATTGAAATAATCGATGTTGAGTATAATAACATTAATGAAAGTAATATTCTTTACAACGATCATAAAAGTCATTGTTGATTTAGATTAAAACTAAAACGACATTATTTTGAACTTTCAATGGTAGATAATTTTGTTTTCGATATGGATGGCACACTATTAAATGATAAAAAGCTTATTTTAGATGAAAATATTAAATCACTAAATGAACTTAAAAGTATGGGTAAGAATATAATTGTGGCAACTGGTAGACCACTTTTTACTTTAAATCATATTGACGAAGTACCAACTGATTTTCCAATAATTTGTGCAAATGGTGCATTAATTTACAATAAGGATAGAAGTTTATTAAAATCATTTAAAATTGATAAAAATGAATGCAGGAAAATATATCAATATTTAAAAGAACATGATATGGAATTCTTAATGTATACTCCTGACTATGTTTTAGGTTGCAAGAATAATAGTTGTAAATACATTGAGCTTCGAAATTATGTAAGTACAATTGGTAAAAATTATATGGATGGAGATTTCTTAAATGAACTTGATAAATATGATATATGTAAATTTTTAATTCATATGCCCTGCACAACTGAAGAAAAATTAAAAAATCTTAAAGAATATTTAAAACAATTTAATGTTTATTTAGTTAGATCTCAATCAACATTTGCTGATATTATGAGAAAAGATGCAACAAAAGGAGAAGCTGTTAAGTTTCTAGCAAATAAATATAATTTAGATTTAAATAGAACAATTTGCTTTGGAGATGCTGAAAACGATACAAGTATGTTTTCAATATCCAAATATTCAGCAAGCCCAGCAAGTGGTAATATTAATGCTAAAAGCAAATCACTATTAAGAGCCAGAAATCATAAAGTTCCTTGGCTAAGTGAATTCATTGAACAATTTAAAAAATAA